The following proteins are encoded in a genomic region of Pagrus major chromosome 16, Pma_NU_1.0:
- the eapp gene encoding E2F-associated phosphoprotein isoform X1 has protein sequence MNKLNKPEEFDSYEIEEPSDEERAESSSEDELEVLLNGTPEQKKKLIREYLTGESESSSGDEFEKEMEAELSSTIKTMEGTWGPSTAAETSGSGGGGGGGGGGSGGPGLPNSRMYDEVYFDSDSDGEDTPSSSTGRRRKQRTIPTNDELLYDPDEDDRDQAWVDARRRQYACRRRPAASSRSQPRQAQGLPSSDAVLNCPACMTTLCLDCQRHDKYRTQYRAMFVMNCTVKRDEVLRYKTEQERKQRSRKRRKGQKTDTTLQDERPDPAPAGMDADEVYNPVQCSECSTEVAVFDKDEVYHFFNILASHC, from the exons atgaacaaactgaataaaccgGAGGAGTTTGACTCGTATGAGATCGAGGAGCCGAGCGACGAGGAGCGAGCCGAGAGCAG CTCGGAGGATGAGCTCGAAGTGCTGCTGAATGGGACTccggagcagaagaagaagctgatcAGAGAGTATCTGACGGGGGAGAGCGAGTCATCCAGTGGGGATGAGTTTGAGAAGGAGATGGAGGCGGAGCTCAGCTCCACCATCAAGACCATGGAGGGAACCTGGGGGCCATCGACAGCAG cagaAACCTCAGGCAgcggcggtggaggaggaggcggtggcGGCGGCAGCGGCGGTCCTGGGCTTCCTAACTCCCGGATGTATGATGAAGTGtactttgactctgactcaGACGGGGAGGACACGCCGA GCAGCTCCACTGGCCGGAGGCGGAAACAGCGGACCATACCGACCAATGACGAGCTCCTGTACGACCCCGATGAGGACGACAGGGACCAGGCCTGGGTGGATGCCAGGAGGAGACA GTACGCCTGCAGGAGACGACCAGCTGCATCATCTCGGTCGCAGCCTCGTCAGGCTCAGGGTTTACCGAGCAGCGACGCCGTCCTCAACTGTCCCGCCTGCATGACGACGCTCTGTCTGGATTGTCAGAG GCATGACAAGTACCGGACGCAGTATCGAGCCATGTTCGTCATGAACTGCACGGTGAAGAGAGACGAGGTGTTACGATACAAAACGgagcaggagagaaaacagaggagcaggaagaggaggaagggacagaagacagacacaaCACTGCAGGACGAGAGACCCGACCCGGCGCCGGCGGGGATGGACGCTGATGAGGTTTACAACCCGGTTCAGTGCTCCGAGTGCTCCACTGAGGTGGCCGTGTTCGATAAAGACGAGGTGTACCACTTCTTCAACATCCTGGCCAGCCACTGCTGA
- the eapp gene encoding E2F-associated phosphoprotein isoform X2 translates to MNKLNKPEEFDSYEIEEPSDEERAESSSEDELEVLLNGTPEQKKKLIREYLTGESESSSGDEFEKEMEAELSSTIKTMEGTWGPSTAETSGSGGGGGGGGGGSGGPGLPNSRMYDEVYFDSDSDGEDTPSSSTGRRRKQRTIPTNDELLYDPDEDDRDQAWVDARRRQYACRRRPAASSRSQPRQAQGLPSSDAVLNCPACMTTLCLDCQRHDKYRTQYRAMFVMNCTVKRDEVLRYKTEQERKQRSRKRRKGQKTDTTLQDERPDPAPAGMDADEVYNPVQCSECSTEVAVFDKDEVYHFFNILASHC, encoded by the exons atgaacaaactgaataaaccgGAGGAGTTTGACTCGTATGAGATCGAGGAGCCGAGCGACGAGGAGCGAGCCGAGAGCAG CTCGGAGGATGAGCTCGAAGTGCTGCTGAATGGGACTccggagcagaagaagaagctgatcAGAGAGTATCTGACGGGGGAGAGCGAGTCATCCAGTGGGGATGAGTTTGAGAAGGAGATGGAGGCGGAGCTCAGCTCCACCATCAAGACCATGGAGGGAACCTGGGGGCCATCGACAGCAG aAACCTCAGGCAgcggcggtggaggaggaggcggtggcGGCGGCAGCGGCGGTCCTGGGCTTCCTAACTCCCGGATGTATGATGAAGTGtactttgactctgactcaGACGGGGAGGACACGCCGA GCAGCTCCACTGGCCGGAGGCGGAAACAGCGGACCATACCGACCAATGACGAGCTCCTGTACGACCCCGATGAGGACGACAGGGACCAGGCCTGGGTGGATGCCAGGAGGAGACA GTACGCCTGCAGGAGACGACCAGCTGCATCATCTCGGTCGCAGCCTCGTCAGGCTCAGGGTTTACCGAGCAGCGACGCCGTCCTCAACTGTCCCGCCTGCATGACGACGCTCTGTCTGGATTGTCAGAG GCATGACAAGTACCGGACGCAGTATCGAGCCATGTTCGTCATGAACTGCACGGTGAAGAGAGACGAGGTGTTACGATACAAAACGgagcaggagagaaaacagaggagcaggaagaggaggaagggacagaagacagacacaaCACTGCAGGACGAGAGACCCGACCCGGCGCCGGCGGGGATGGACGCTGATGAGGTTTACAACCCGGTTCAGTGCTCCGAGTGCTCCACTGAGGTGGCCGTGTTCGATAAAGACGAGGTGTACCACTTCTTCAACATCCTGGCCAGCCACTGCTGA